Proteins co-encoded in one Variovorax terrae genomic window:
- a CDS encoding uracil-DNA glycosylase, with the protein MSLDLDERQRAMLEAMHVKVWFPQTPVQAAAAAETAVPARPATAPVAIAAAPEKRAANDPPMRTSGQNEPENRPVARAPRPAGIGAMDWPALQAAVAGCQACRLCERRKNTVFGVGQAPAAPGQPPRADWLIVGEAPGENEDLQGEPFVGQAGKLLDNMLKAIGLDRHHNVFIANVLKCRPPGNRNPEPEEVAQCEPYLRRQVELLQPRIILAMGRFAVQSLLQTTEPIGRLRGRSHTYHGVPVIVTYHPAYLLRSLPDKAKAWADLCLALELMQQQAGSAGPG; encoded by the coding sequence ATGAGCCTCGATCTCGACGAACGCCAGCGCGCGATGCTGGAGGCGATGCACGTCAAGGTCTGGTTTCCCCAGACCCCGGTGCAGGCCGCCGCCGCGGCCGAGACGGCCGTGCCCGCCCGCCCCGCAACGGCGCCTGTGGCCATCGCGGCTGCTCCTGAAAAGAGAGCAGCCAATGACCCGCCGATGCGGACTTCCGGCCAAAATGAGCCCGAAAACCGGCCCGTGGCGCGCGCCCCGCGCCCCGCCGGCATCGGGGCCATGGACTGGCCCGCGCTGCAGGCCGCCGTGGCCGGCTGCCAGGCCTGCAGGCTGTGCGAGCGGCGCAAGAACACCGTGTTCGGCGTCGGCCAGGCCCCGGCGGCGCCCGGGCAGCCGCCCCGGGCCGACTGGCTGATCGTCGGCGAGGCGCCCGGCGAGAACGAGGACCTGCAGGGCGAGCCCTTCGTCGGCCAGGCCGGCAAGCTGCTCGACAACATGCTCAAGGCCATCGGGCTCGACCGGCACCACAACGTCTTCATCGCCAACGTGCTCAAGTGCCGCCCGCCCGGCAACCGCAACCCCGAGCCCGAGGAAGTGGCGCAGTGCGAGCCCTACCTGCGCCGCCAGGTGGAGCTGCTGCAGCCCCGCATCATCCTGGCCATGGGCCGCTTCGCCGTGCAGTCGCTGCTGCAGACCACCGAGCCGATCGGTCGCCTGCGCGGACGCAGCCACACCTACCACGGCGTGCCCGTGATCGTGACCTACCACCCCGCCTACCTGCTGCGCAGCCTGCCCGACAAGGCCAAGGCCTGGGCCGACCTGTGCCTGGCGCTTGAGCTCATGCAGCAGCAGGCTGGCTCGGCCGGTCCGGGCTAA
- a CDS encoding DMT family transporter: protein MPQLSKQQLVTLVALTLVWGLNWPIMKLGVTDYPPLTFRMISMWLGLPLLGLALVAMKIPFRVPRAHWRELFWLAFFNMFVWHSLIIVAVQSLSSGRAAILGYTMPIFSAVFGALFFGNRLLPRAWAGVAAAALGVLLLLWHELTHLTGRPLGVLLMLTGAATWAVGTQMLRRTTLPVPTLTISFWMTALTTLVVSTLAVLFERPQWRAPSGVTWSAIAFNAVLVFGFAQAAWFYLARGLPPVASTLSVMLIPVLGVFSGALWLGEVLHWQDWASVALMMAAIASVLWPSRQAPAASPLGAARN from the coding sequence ATGCCGCAGCTCTCGAAGCAACAACTCGTCACCCTCGTCGCCCTCACCCTGGTCTGGGGCCTGAACTGGCCGATCATGAAGCTGGGGGTGACCGACTACCCGCCGCTGACCTTCCGCATGATCTCGATGTGGCTGGGCCTGCCGCTGCTGGGGCTGGCGCTGGTGGCGATGAAGATACCGTTCCGCGTGCCGCGCGCGCACTGGCGCGAGCTGTTCTGGCTGGCGTTCTTCAACATGTTCGTCTGGCACAGCCTGATCATCGTGGCCGTCCAGTCGCTGTCCAGCGGGCGCGCGGCGATCCTGGGCTACACCATGCCGATCTTCTCGGCCGTGTTCGGCGCGCTGTTCTTCGGCAACCGCCTGCTGCCGCGCGCCTGGGCCGGCGTGGCGGCCGCGGCGCTGGGCGTGTTGCTGCTGCTGTGGCACGAACTCACCCACCTCACGGGCCGGCCGCTGGGCGTGCTGCTGATGCTCACCGGCGCCGCGACCTGGGCCGTCGGCACGCAGATGCTGCGCCGCACCACCCTGCCGGTGCCGACGCTCACGATCTCGTTCTGGATGACGGCGCTGACCACGCTCGTGGTCAGCACGCTGGCCGTGCTGTTCGAGCGGCCGCAGTGGCGGGCGCCGTCCGGGGTCACCTGGAGCGCCATCGCGTTCAACGCGGTGCTGGTGTTCGGCTTCGCGCAGGCCGCCTGGTTCTACCTAGCGCGCGGCCTGCCGCCGGTGGCGTCCACGCTGAGCGTGATGCTGATCCCGGTGCTCGGCGTGTTCTCGGGCGCGCTGTGGCTGGGCGAGGTGCTGCACTGGCAGGACTGGGCCTCGGTGGCGCTGATGATGGCGGCGATCGCCTCGGTGCTGTGGCCGTCGCGCCAGGCCCCGGCCGCGAGCCCGCTCGGCGCGGCGAGAAATTAG
- the pyrF gene encoding orotidine-5'-phosphate decarboxylase, translated as MTFLDMLRAAGRQNGSMLCVGLDPEPTRFPSRLKGDANKIYDFCAHIVDATADLAIAFKPQIAYFAAHRAEGQLERLMEHMRRVAPQVPIILDAKRGDIGSTAEQYAREAFERYGADAVTLSPFMGFDSVQPYLKFEGKGAFLLCRTSNPGGDDLQNQRLSSVPGEPLLYEHVARLAQGPWNLNGQLGLVVGATYPAEIERVRALAPTLPLLIPGVGAQGGDAVATVKAGWREDAPIIVNSSRAILYASGGDDFAEAARHEALRTRDLLQQAARA; from the coding sequence ATGACCTTTCTCGACATGCTGCGCGCCGCCGGGCGCCAGAACGGCTCGATGCTGTGCGTGGGGCTGGACCCCGAGCCCACGCGCTTTCCGTCCCGGCTCAAGGGCGACGCCAACAAGATCTACGACTTCTGCGCGCACATCGTCGACGCCACGGCCGACCTCGCGATCGCCTTCAAGCCGCAGATCGCCTACTTCGCCGCGCACCGCGCCGAAGGCCAGCTCGAACGCCTGATGGAACACATGCGCCGCGTGGCGCCGCAGGTGCCCATCATCCTGGACGCCAAGCGCGGCGACATCGGCTCCACCGCCGAGCAGTACGCGCGCGAAGCCTTCGAGCGCTACGGCGCCGACGCCGTCACGCTGTCGCCCTTCATGGGCTTCGACTCGGTGCAGCCCTACCTCAAGTTCGAAGGCAAGGGCGCCTTCCTGCTGTGTCGCACCTCCAACCCCGGCGGCGACGACCTGCAGAACCAGCGGCTGTCGTCGGTGCCCGGCGAGCCGCTGCTGTACGAGCACGTGGCGCGCCTCGCGCAGGGGCCGTGGAACCTCAACGGCCAGCTCGGCCTGGTGGTCGGCGCCACCTACCCGGCCGAGATCGAGCGCGTGCGCGCGCTGGCGCCCACGCTGCCGCTGCTGATCCCCGGCGTGGGCGCGCAGGGCGGCGACGCGGTGGCCACCGTCAAGGCCGGCTGGCGCGAAGACGCGCCCATCATCGTCAACTCCTCGCGCGCCATCCTCTACGCCTCGGGCGGCGACGACTTCGCCGAGGCCGCGCGGCACGAGGCGTTGCGCACGCGCGACCTGCTGCAGCAGGCCGCCCGCGCCTGA
- a CDS encoding LysR family transcriptional regulator produces the protein MQLKWLEDFLALAQTRSFTRAAELRHVTHPAFGRRIRALEAWAGTPLVAERGGGPVALTPAGENFLENAAQLVQGLGSSREALRNAAGRQARSVSLATGRTLARTLVADWLVRLRPVLGGAEMQVLTRSLQETAHMLERGEVDFSLLYHHPVLAFGLNARQFTHLTLASDRLVPVSRTDARGRAQHAFGGRAPTPYLAYAPTLALGRLVDDHLANNPLAPALARRVECDSPDAHHEYALKGLGVAWLPWSMVHADCRAGRLAVLGDARLEVRFDVRLYRPKRRLGPLAESVWQAFVARG, from the coding sequence ATGCAACTCAAGTGGCTGGAAGATTTTCTTGCGCTGGCGCAGACGCGCAGCTTCACGCGCGCGGCCGAGCTGCGCCACGTCACCCACCCGGCCTTCGGCCGCCGCATCCGGGCGCTGGAAGCCTGGGCCGGCACACCGCTGGTGGCCGAGCGCGGCGGCGGCCCCGTGGCTCTCACGCCGGCCGGCGAGAACTTTCTGGAGAACGCCGCCCAGCTCGTGCAGGGCCTGGGCAGCTCGCGCGAGGCGCTGCGCAACGCGGCCGGGCGGCAGGCCCGCAGCGTGTCGCTGGCCACCGGCCGCACCCTGGCGCGCACCCTGGTGGCCGACTGGCTGGTGCGCCTGCGCCCGGTGCTGGGCGGCGCCGAGATGCAGGTGCTCACGCGCAGCCTGCAGGAGACGGCGCACATGCTGGAGCGCGGCGAGGTCGATTTCTCGCTGCTGTACCACCACCCGGTGCTGGCCTTCGGCCTGAACGCGCGGCAGTTCACCCACCTCACGCTGGCCTCCGACCGGCTGGTGCCGGTGTCGCGCACCGACGCCCGGGGCCGGGCGCAGCACGCGTTCGGCGGCCGCGCGCCGACACCGTACCTGGCCTACGCGCCCACGCTGGCGCTGGGCCGGCTGGTGGACGACCACCTGGCCAACAACCCGCTGGCCCCGGCGCTGGCGCGGCGCGTGGAGTGCGACTCGCCCGACGCCCACCACGAGTACGCGCTCAAGGGCCTGGGCGTGGCCTGGCTGCCCTGGTCCATGGTGCACGCCGACTGCCGGGCCGGCCGGCTCGCGGTGCTGGGCGATGCGCGCCTGGAGGTGCGCTTCGACGTGCGCCTGTACCGCCCCAAGCGCCGCCTCGGCCCGCTGGCCGAATCGGTCTGGCAGGCCTTCGTGGCGCGCGGATGA
- a CDS encoding Bug family tripartite tricarboxylate transporter substrate binding protein: MTCFPSLVARLAPVLCGLLALAGAAPAAAADAAYPAKPITLIVGYPPGGSTDLMGRLVGAELANRLGQPVVIENLGGAGGTIGAQKVANAAPDGYTLLVGANNELAIARLVTRSVKYDLRQFTPIGLIGSQPMVLVASTSTGVKNTAEFSQLVAKNPGRFSYGSSGVGTALHLAGEMVKEQGRLFMTHIPYRGVAPLTSDLVGNNIEFGVFVLSSGLPQIRAGKLVALGTTEAKRSPATPDIPALAESPQFKNVDISSWFALMGPAGLPQPVVARLKKALTETLQSPDFRQKMLAAGSGVADPNLNIDKFLGDEVAKYRKIVQFAKIEE, from the coding sequence ATGACATGTTTCCCTTCTCTCGTTGCACGCCTCGCGCCCGTGCTGTGCGGGCTGCTGGCGCTGGCCGGCGCCGCGCCGGCCGCTGCCGCCGACGCAGCCTACCCCGCCAAGCCCATCACCCTGATCGTGGGCTACCCGCCCGGCGGCAGCACCGACCTGATGGGCCGCCTGGTCGGCGCCGAGCTGGCCAACCGGCTGGGCCAGCCCGTGGTCATCGAGAACCTGGGCGGCGCCGGCGGCACCATCGGCGCGCAGAAGGTGGCCAACGCGGCGCCTGATGGCTACACCCTGCTGGTGGGCGCCAACAACGAGCTTGCGATCGCGCGGCTGGTCACCAGGTCCGTCAAGTACGACCTCAGGCAGTTCACCCCGATCGGCCTGATCGGCTCGCAGCCCATGGTGCTGGTGGCTTCGACCAGCACCGGCGTGAAGAACACCGCCGAGTTCAGCCAGCTCGTGGCGAAGAACCCCGGCAGGTTCAGCTACGGCAGCTCCGGCGTGGGCACGGCGCTGCACCTGGCCGGCGAGATGGTCAAGGAGCAGGGCAGGCTGTTCATGACGCACATCCCCTACCGCGGCGTGGCCCCGCTGACCAGCGACCTGGTGGGCAACAACATCGAGTTCGGCGTGTTCGTGCTCTCCAGCGGCCTGCCGCAGATCCGCGCCGGCAAGCTGGTGGCCCTGGGCACGACCGAGGCCAAACGCTCGCCCGCCACGCCCGACATCCCGGCGCTGGCCGAGTCGCCGCAGTTCAAGAATGTGGACATCAGCTCCTGGTTCGCCCTCATGGGTCCGGCCGGCCTGCCGCAGCCCGTGGTGGCGCGGCTCAAGAAGGCGCTGACGGAGACGCTGCAGTCGCCCGATTTCCGCCAGAAGATGCTGGCCGCCGGCTCTGGCGTGGCCGACCCGAACCTCAACATCGACAAGTTCCTCGGTGACGAGGTGGCCAAGTACCGCAAGATCGTGCAGTTCGCCAAGATCGAGGAGTGA
- a CDS encoding succinylglutamate desuccinylase/aspartoacylase domain-containing protein, with product MPDRSLSSSLPFELPRPELGAWRAGNTGVEGVWHFDAATPGRHVMLSALVHGNELCGAWALLGLLAAGVRPQRGRLTLAFCNLEAFDRFDAADHDASRFVDQDFNRQWSDARIDAGDTRERRRAAALRPFVREADWLLDLHSMHEPSAPLLLTGLQPRNLALARALRSPGHVVIDAGHQDGVRMRDYGRFGAGLGAADDDGTRSLLLECGFHGALSSRSVAQDACLRFLREAGTLDAEAAQRLLPDWRQPDAPRQWALEVTGPVVARSSDFRFVQPYTGLELIERAGTVIGWNDGEPVTTPYDDCVLVMPSTRQARAGVTVVRFARRRAL from the coding sequence ATGCCGGACCGTTCTCTTTCTTCTTCCCTACCGTTTGAGCTGCCCCGGCCCGAGCTGGGCGCCTGGCGCGCCGGCAACACCGGCGTCGAGGGCGTGTGGCATTTCGACGCCGCCACACCCGGGCGCCACGTGATGCTGAGCGCCCTGGTGCACGGCAATGAGCTGTGCGGCGCCTGGGCGCTGCTGGGGCTGCTGGCCGCCGGCGTGCGGCCGCAGCGCGGCCGGCTCACGCTGGCCTTCTGCAACCTCGAGGCCTTCGACCGCTTCGACGCAGCCGACCACGACGCCTCGCGCTTCGTGGACCAGGACTTCAACCGCCAGTGGAGCGACGCGCGCATCGACGCCGGCGACACGCGCGAGCGCCGCCGCGCCGCCGCGCTGCGCCCCTTCGTGCGCGAGGCCGACTGGCTGCTCGACCTGCACTCCATGCACGAGCCCTCGGCGCCGCTGCTGCTCACCGGCCTGCAGCCGCGCAACCTGGCGCTGGCGCGCGCGCTGCGCAGTCCCGGGCATGTGGTGATCGACGCCGGCCACCAGGACGGCGTGCGCATGCGCGACTACGGCCGCTTCGGCGCCGGCCTGGGCGCGGCGGACGACGACGGCACGCGCTCGCTGCTGCTCGAATGCGGCTTCCACGGCGCCCTGTCCAGCCGCAGCGTGGCGCAGGACGCCTGCCTGCGCTTTTTGCGGGAGGCCGGCACGCTCGACGCCGAGGCCGCGCAGCGACTGCTGCCGGATTGGCGCCAGCCCGACGCGCCGCGCCAGTGGGCACTGGAGGTCACGGGCCCGGTGGTGGCCCGCAGCAGCGACTTCCGCTTCGTGCAGCCCTACACCGGCCTGGAGCTGATCGAGCGCGCCGGCACCGTGATCGGCTGGAACGACGGCGAGCCGGTCACCACGCCCTACGACGACTGCGTGCTCGTGATGCCCTCCACGCGCCAGGCCCGCGCCGGCGTGACGGTGGTGCGCTTCGCGCGCCGGCGCGCGCTGTAG
- a CDS encoding EamA family transporter: protein MDPQRLSGRDLAAALAVVVIWGLNFVAMKFALRDFTPFQLGAVRYVFAVLPLALLVRPPRLHWKWVVLYGLAQGVGQFGFLFSALQVGMTAALASVLMQTQVFFTALFGFVLLRERASRPLQIGLGLAALGLACFALNYAVPGAASSATTAWGFVLNLCAAAMWAASNIVARKAQQSSRSFDALGFVVWSSLVPILPFTVFSLAFDDPAVRWHWLQAPASGWLAVAYLGWIATILAYALWTGLLKRHPANRVAPFSLGVPVVGLATGMLALGEAITGWQWAGIALVVLALGSVMFGERLRARR, encoded by the coding sequence ATGGACCCGCAGCGCCTGAGCGGCCGGGATCTCGCGGCCGCGCTGGCCGTGGTCGTGATCTGGGGCCTGAATTTCGTGGCCATGAAGTTCGCGCTGCGCGACTTCACGCCGTTCCAGCTCGGCGCGGTGCGCTATGTGTTCGCCGTGCTGCCGCTGGCGCTGCTGGTCCGCCCGCCGCGCCTGCACTGGAAATGGGTGGTGCTGTACGGCCTGGCCCAGGGCGTGGGGCAGTTCGGCTTCCTGTTCTCCGCGCTGCAGGTCGGCATGACGGCGGCGCTGGCCTCGGTGCTGATGCAGACGCAGGTGTTCTTCACCGCGCTGTTCGGCTTCGTGCTGCTGCGCGAGCGCGCCAGCCGGCCGCTGCAGATCGGCCTGGGGCTGGCGGCGCTGGGCCTGGCCTGCTTCGCCCTGAACTATGCGGTGCCCGGCGCCGCGTCCAGCGCCACCACCGCCTGGGGCTTCGTGCTCAACCTGTGCGCCGCCGCCATGTGGGCCGCCTCGAACATCGTGGCGCGCAAGGCCCAGCAGTCCAGCCGCAGCTTCGACGCGCTGGGCTTCGTGGTCTGGAGCAGCCTGGTGCCGATCCTGCCGTTCACCGTGTTCTCGCTGGCCTTCGACGACCCGGCCGTGCGCTGGCACTGGCTGCAGGCGCCCGCCAGCGGCTGGCTGGCCGTGGCCTACCTGGGCTGGATCGCCACCATCCTGGCCTACGCGCTGTGGACCGGCCTGCTCAAGCGCCACCCGGCCAACCGCGTCGCCCCGTTCAGCCTGGGCGTGCCGGTGGTGGGGCTGGCCACCGGCATGCTGGCCCTGGGCGAGGCCATCACGGGCTGGCAGTGGGCCGGCATCGCGCTGGTGGTGCTGGCGCTGGGCAGCGTGATGTTCGGCGAGCGGCTGCGCGCGCGCCGCTAG
- a CDS encoding acyl-CoA thioesterase, with protein MSSITLRFLAEPSAVNFGGKVHGGTVMKWIDEAGYACATSWAKRYCVTVYVGGIRFHRPIMIGDLVEEEARLAYTGSTSMNIAVEVRSGDMKGGVLEKTTECLIVFVSVDSHGRPMPVDAWTPATPGEVALAARAKSQLAASRAAE; from the coding sequence ATGTCCAGCATCACCCTGCGTTTTCTCGCCGAACCCAGCGCCGTCAATTTCGGCGGCAAAGTCCACGGCGGCACCGTCATGAAGTGGATCGACGAAGCCGGCTACGCCTGCGCCACGAGCTGGGCCAAGCGCTACTGCGTCACCGTCTACGTGGGCGGCATCCGCTTTCACCGGCCCATCATGATCGGCGACCTGGTGGAAGAGGAGGCGCGCCTGGCCTACACCGGCAGCACCAGCATGAACATCGCGGTGGAGGTGCGCAGCGGCGACATGAAGGGCGGGGTGCTGGAGAAGACCACCGAATGCCTGATCGTGTTCGTCTCGGTCGACTCGCACGGCCGCCCGATGCCGGTGGACGCCTGGACCCCCGCCACCCCGGGCGAAGTGGCGCTGGCCGCGCGCGCCAAGTCCCAGCTCGCCGCCTCGCGCGCAGCCGAGTAG
- a CDS encoding GntR family transcriptional regulator: MNAVSRLPGTSLHHQISTLIKDSIAAGGYRPGDRLPTEEKLCELHSVSRVTVRRALKSLEQQGLILRKAGSGTFVSPKASAIAMPTPIAAYLEQVARRRTLSQSVVQEFGFVPASPDVGQSLQLEDGAPVLRVVRVRMMQGQPQVHTTVFLPEDIGRHFKRADFNRQALSELLASQGHHYARIDLITRASLAAPTVAKLLQVAVGSALVDVQRIGYDAQGRPVEYQRLLGPSDRFETHVTLQGEA; the protein is encoded by the coding sequence ATGAATGCTGTCAGTCGCTTGCCGGGCACGTCGCTGCACCACCAGATCTCCACCCTCATCAAGGACAGCATCGCGGCGGGCGGCTACCGTCCGGGCGACCGGCTCCCCACCGAAGAAAAGCTGTGCGAGCTGCACAGCGTCTCGCGCGTCACGGTGCGCCGGGCCCTGAAATCGCTGGAGCAGCAGGGCCTGATCCTGCGCAAGGCCGGCAGCGGAACCTTCGTGTCGCCCAAGGCCTCGGCGATTGCCATGCCAACGCCGATCGCGGCCTACCTGGAGCAGGTGGCCCGGCGCCGCACCCTGAGCCAGTCGGTGGTGCAGGAGTTCGGCTTCGTGCCCGCCTCGCCCGATGTCGGCCAGAGCCTGCAGCTCGAGGACGGCGCGCCAGTCCTGCGCGTGGTGCGCGTGCGCATGATGCAGGGGCAGCCCCAGGTGCACACCACGGTGTTCCTGCCCGAGGACATTGGCCGCCACTTCAAGCGGGCGGATTTCAACCGCCAGGCGCTGTCGGAGCTGCTGGCCAGCCAGGGCCACCACTACGCCAGGATCGACCTGATCACCCGCGCCAGCCTGGCCGCGCCGACGGTGGCGAAGCTGCTGCAGGTCGCGGTCGGCTCGGCCCTGGTGGACGTGCAGCGCATCGGCTACGACGCCCAGGGCCGACCGGTGGAATACCAGCGGCTGCTGGGGCCGTCCGACCGCTTCGAGACCCACGTCACGCTGCAGGGCGAGGCCTGA
- a CDS encoding tripartite tricarboxylate transporter substrate-binding protein has protein sequence MAFASPVSAGPTLARPAGPRRRTVLAAFGASAFSGLASAQGGAPAFRPNRPVRLISPLLAGGATDAIVRPIALRLAELWGQSVVVENRPGGGTIIGTQAVVQAPPDGHTFGVVISALTINPSLRSDLPYDTFKDITPLSQIGNITGALVAHPSFEGNSVEELIALARAAPGKISYASLGVGTAAHVTAELLKVRKGIDMVHIPYAGSSAAYRELLPGRVPIGFVVLESALPHVKAGKLNQGAGADRHPPQQGLSAVPHARGSRARAGL, from the coding sequence ATGGCATTTGCCTCCCCCGTGTCGGCCGGGCCGACTCTTGCCCGGCCTGCGGGCCCGCGCCGCCGCACCGTGCTGGCCGCTTTCGGCGCGAGCGCCTTCTCTGGCCTGGCATCGGCGCAGGGCGGCGCTCCGGCCTTCAGGCCGAACCGGCCGGTCAGGCTGATTTCGCCGCTGCTGGCCGGGGGCGCGACGGATGCCATCGTGCGTCCGATCGCCTTGCGGCTGGCCGAGCTGTGGGGCCAGTCGGTGGTGGTGGAAAACCGCCCGGGCGGCGGCACCATCATCGGCACCCAGGCGGTGGTGCAGGCGCCGCCCGACGGCCACACCTTCGGCGTGGTCATCAGCGCACTGACCATCAACCCCAGCCTGCGCAGCGACCTGCCCTACGACACCTTCAAGGACATCACCCCGCTGAGCCAGATCGGCAACATCACCGGCGCGCTCGTGGCGCACCCCTCGTTCGAGGGCAACTCGGTGGAGGAGCTGATCGCGCTCGCCAGGGCGGCGCCCGGGAAGATCTCCTATGCCTCGCTGGGCGTGGGCACGGCCGCCCACGTGACGGCGGAGCTGCTGAAGGTGCGCAAGGGCATCGACATGGTCCACATCCCCTATGCGGGCAGCAGCGCGGCCTACCGCGAACTGCTGCCCGGGCGCGTGCCCATCGGCTTCGTGGTGCTCGAGTCGGCCCTGCCGCACGTCAAGGCGGGCAAGCTCAATCAAGGTGCTGGCGCTGACCGACATCCGCCGCAACAAGGTCTATCCGCAGTACCCCACGCTCGAGGAAGCCGTGCCCGGGCTGGGCTATGA
- a CDS encoding tripartite tricarboxylate transporter substrate-binding protein, which translates to MLALTDIRRNKVYPQYPTLEEAVPGLGYDSPFGFIGPRGLSDDLAQALSADIVRVLGLPDVREHLVRQAMDVIASTPREFAAVIRRDVAHWRQAVKESGANVS; encoded by the coding sequence GTGCTGGCGCTGACCGACATCCGCCGCAACAAGGTCTATCCGCAGTACCCCACGCTCGAGGAAGCCGTGCCCGGGCTGGGCTATGACAGCCCGTTCGGCTTCATCGGCCCGCGCGGCCTGAGCGACGACCTTGCGCAGGCCCTGAGCGCGGACATCGTGCGCGTGCTCGGCCTGCCCGACGTGCGCGAGCACCTGGTGCGCCAGGCCATGGACGTCATCGCCTCGACGCCGCGCGAGTTCGCCGCCGTGATACGCCGCGACGTGGCGCACTGGAGGCAGGCGGTCAAGGAATCGGGTGCCAATGTCAGCTGA
- a CDS encoding 3-isopropylmalate dehydratase large subunit — protein sequence MSAEPTLFDKVWRRHVVADLGEGFALLHVDRHVLQDFNGSAFTRLAARGLPVRNPELTFATPDHSVSTDPRDADPAQRANPHAVALRNDTRRFGVKLFDVGQLGHGIVHVIAPELGLALPGLTVAIGDSHTCTHGALGTLAWGVGQGELLHILATQTCVQRKPRTMRVTLDGPVPPGVGGKDLILHLIRTLGADAGNDYAVEYAGSAVQALPMEARFTLCNMSVEWGARYGMVAPDDTTFAWLAGRPYAPQGALWDAAVADWRGLASEPGARFDREVTLDVRRLAPQVTWGNSLDMGLSIGECVPDPQHEPDAARRASLEASLRYMGLAPGQRMAGLPVDRVFIGSCTNSRLSDLRAAAAVVRGRRVAPGVQAWVVPGSEQVRREAQAEGLDQVFIAAGFDWRTPGCSMCLGANGDTLGRGERALSTANRNFAGRQGPGSRTHITGPVLAAASACTGVITDPRDGFLEEAA from the coding sequence ATGTCAGCTGAGCCCACCCTGTTCGACAAGGTCTGGCGCCGCCACGTGGTGGCCGACCTGGGCGAAGGCTTTGCCCTGCTGCATGTGGACCGCCATGTGCTCCAGGACTTCAACGGCAGCGCCTTCACCCGGCTGGCGGCGCGCGGCCTGCCGGTGCGCAATCCCGAACTGACGTTCGCCACGCCCGACCATTCGGTGTCCACCGACCCGCGCGACGCCGATCCGGCGCAGCGGGCCAACCCGCACGCGGTGGCGCTGCGCAACGACACGCGCAGGTTCGGCGTCAAGCTGTTCGACGTGGGCCAGCTCGGCCACGGCATCGTGCATGTGATCGCGCCCGAGCTCGGCCTGGCGCTGCCCGGCCTGACCGTGGCCATCGGCGACAGCCACACCTGCACCCACGGCGCCCTGGGCACCCTGGCCTGGGGCGTGGGCCAGGGCGAGCTGCTGCACATCCTGGCCACCCAGACCTGCGTGCAGCGCAAGCCGCGGACGATGCGCGTCACGCTGGACGGGCCTGTGCCGCCAGGCGTGGGCGGCAAGGACCTGATCCTGCACCTGATCCGCACCCTCGGCGCCGACGCCGGCAACGACTACGCCGTCGAATACGCCGGCAGCGCCGTGCAGGCCCTGCCGATGGAGGCGCGCTTCACCCTGTGCAACATGTCGGTGGAATGGGGCGCGCGCTACGGCATGGTCGCCCCCGACGACACCACCTTCGCCTGGCTCGCCGGCCGGCCCTATGCGCCGCAGGGCGCGCTATGGGACGCCGCCGTGGCCGACTGGCGCGGCCTGGCGTCGGAGCCCGGGGCCCGGTTCGACCGCGAGGTCACGCTGGACGTGCGCCGGCTGGCGCCCCAGGTCACCTGGGGCAACAGCCTCGACATGGGCCTGTCGATCGGCGAGTGCGTGCCCGATCCGCAGCACGAGCCCGATGCGGCGCGGCGCGCCAGCCTCGAGGCATCGCTGCGCTACATGGGACTGGCGCCCGGGCAGCGCATGGCGGGGCTGCCGGTCGACCGCGTCTTCATCGGCTCGTGCACCAACAGCCGCCTGTCCGATCTGCGGGCCGCCGCCGCCGTGGTGCGCGGGCGCCGCGTGGCGCCCGGCGTGCAGGCCTGGGTGGTGCCGGGCTCCGAGCAGGTGCGCCGCGAGGCACAGGCCGAGGGGCTGGACCAGGTGTTCATCGCGGCGGGCTTCGACTGGCGCACGCCGGGCTGCTCGATGTGCCTGGGCGCCAATGGCGACACCCTCGGCCGCGGCGAGCGGGCGCTGTCCACGGCCAACCGCAACTTCGCGGGGCGCCAGGGGCCGGGCAGCCGCACCCACATCACCGGGCCGGTGCTGGCCGCCGCGTCGGCCTGCACCGGCGTCATCACCGATCCGCGCGACGGATTCCTGGAGGAGGCGGCATGA